TCAGCGCCGTGACTTTTCATAAATTCATCATCGCCTGTTGCTTTCCAATAATCATAGACAGCACAAGCAACATCGGGGACTATGTGTCTTTCTGCCACAGCACTCATAATTTTAACTTTTTTCCCATCTTCGTTAAACACCCAGGGCGGAGTTCTTTCCTCTCCGTTTGATGAAGATTCCCATGCATATCTTGCGCCTTTATAATGAGTCCCTTCTCTTTTATTTTCTATCTCTGTATTTTTTCTTGCGCCCGCGAGTGTGTGGTATCTGTACATAAGCATGTCTTTAGCTTTTTCAGGGTTGGTAAGGATAGTATGGGGAAGATCAAATATTTCGTTATCCCAAAACACATGTCCTGCATAATTTGGTCCTGTAAGTGTTCTTGCGGAAACAGAGTGATACTCGTCATTATTTTCAGCAGCCATTACAAGACGGGCATTTGCATAATTGGCATATCTTTGAGATTTGCTGTCACCGCAAATATTTATACCGCATTCTTCCATTCTTTCGTTCATTTTTGACACATGAGCTTTATAATTTTGAGCATAAAAATCATCTGACATGGAATCCAAATGGGTAATACTTTTTTCAGAAGGGTCTTTCACTTTTGTGTTTATATTTTCATTGGGATTTTTGTCATCTACGCTTGAATGTATTGCCACCAGACTGTCAATTTTATATTCTTTACCCTGTTTCGCATCAAAAGTCCAATTTTCATAAACGGTTTTATCTTCTTTGTTATATTGTTTTGATGAAGATTTTTGTTCAACGCTTATAGAATCATCATCAGAAGAAAAAGTGCTTCTTTGGGATACCGAAAGTTGTTTGGAATGCTCTATTATTCCATTTTCTTTACCGTTGCCGTCTTTAAATTGCTGTTGTGGTGTTTGTACGCTTACTGTGACTGTTTTATTTAAAATTTGAGGAGAAATTTTAGCGTTCGGGACATTATCCTTTGCTAATACCACACTTGCATCTATTCCCGATTTTACCGATATTTTTCCTTTATAATTTACAAGAGTTACAGAAATGCTTTTTCCGCCAATATTTCTATCTTTTAAAGACGCGAATTTTTCTGTTTTTATTTTAGTAATTTGACCTTTATCATCCTGAACTTCTAATTCTCTTACGGTAACACCTTTTTTTGTATCAAAATATCTAATATGGCTAATAATCTTTTGTTCGCTGATATTTATGTCTTTACCGTCAACAAAAACCTGCATTTTTGTCCAATCCGGCATAACAGCGAGTTTATCTGTTTGTTTGTTATCGGGGTTTACAATATACATGCCTGCAACATACGTACCTGCTGTTGAAGTAGCTTTATAGCCTTCTTCCAGATCACTTCTTGCGCCAAAATACCCGTTTTCTATCGATAAAACAGATGAAAGAGCAGCGATTTTGTCCTTGTTTTCGGGAACAGGTTTTATATTTGTCACATCATAAAAAACCATATCAGGATTTTCAATAAGTGATGTGTTTTTCTTATTAAGTTCTTTTATTTCTGTAGGAGAAAGGAGCGATTTAATACCAAAAGATAAACTTGAAAGTTGTCTTTCAATCGAATTCAAATCATTCAAATTTGTATCTTGAGAAATGTTTAACATGTTCCAGCCCTCTTTAATAATTTATAATATTATTATTTTTCTGCTTTCCTTTATAGATTGTGAGATCTTAAAACTTTCTAAAAATATAAAACCTCTAAAAATAAAAATTGACCCCCATGTAAATTGGTTTGTTAAAAAACTGTTACAAATAAATGCTTTAAATAACAAAAACCAAATTATACAAAAAATATTTGATCTAATAAAAATTTATTAACCAAATATTTTCAACAAAAAGCCATGTCGAATTAAATCATGACATAATTTTTAATCTTTTATTATTAACGAAATCATTATCTTTAAAATACAAATTGTCTGTATTTTATGTTATTAAATTATTATGAGAATATTAATGGTGTTTAATATTTCCAGATTATATTAATTAACTCGAATTGCTAAATCGCCAAAATCGTCATTGCGAGCATAGCGATGCAAT
The genomic region above belongs to bacterium and contains:
- a CDS encoding glycosyl hydrolase family 65 protein, which produces MLNISQDTNLNDLNSIERQLSSLSFGIKSLLSPTEIKELNKKNTSLIENPDMVFYDVTNIKPVPENKDKIAALSSVLSIENGYFGARSDLEEGYKATSTAGTYVAGMYIVNPDNKQTDKLAVMPDWTKMQVFVDGKDINISEQKIISHIRYFDTKKGVTVRELEVQDDKGQITKIKTEKFASLKDRNIGGKSISVTLVNYKGKISVKSGIDASVVLAKDNVPNAKISPQILNKTVTVSVQTPQQQFKDGNGKENGIIEHSKQLSVSQRSTFSSDDDSISVEQKSSSKQYNKEDKTVYENWTFDAKQGKEYKIDSLVAIHSSVDDKNPNENINTKVKDPSEKSITHLDSMSDDFYAQNYKAHVSKMNERMEECGINICGDSKSQRYANYANARLVMAAENNDEYHSVSARTLTGPNYAGHVFWDNEIFDLPHTILTNPEKAKDMLMYRYHTLAGARKNTEIENKREGTHYKGARYAWESSSNGEERTPPWVFNEDGKKVKIMSAVAERHIVPDVACAVYDYWKATGDDEFMKSHGAEIMFETARYSRSILVEENDGKLHTKNVVGPDEYHEQFAIKSNGEKEGVHDNAYTNIFIKHNLDKAREVAFFLKEKYPADYKTVSNKIKLQDSELQDWDEAKEKIYVSKNYKNLVIEQFKGFNDLPPVDLKYFREKYGEEPAQKFDVVIKKENREKNILDEHGEPLDANAYQGVKQSDVLMIASALPDRLREIFPCIDVQKIIQANYDYYEPKTSHGSSLSVGIHSQIASRLGKKEEAYKYFIQSGGMDIDDVMNNAKGGIHAATLGATWIALIKGFGGLDLKENGLAFAPTLPNRWNRLAYNVKWHGQKLNVTITKNITNDQKVQFKVGIDNKTSIPVSISKDTLGEDKFRNLEAGKIYSAEKTSTGWKWIDAGKKINSQSHQNLETQLV